The genomic region ACAATATGGCAGGACCCTCAAATAACATGCAAGGAGGTGCTGGACCTGACCTGTTTGCTGACCCAATGGCCAACGCTGCAATGATGTACGGCTCCTCATTAGCCAACCAAGGAAAAGATATGGTGAACAAAGAGGTAAGGAAAGGCAGTGATATTTATGGGGTTCCTTCAGATATGATCTGCTACTGTATGCAGGATGGGGTGTTAACCCAGTAACGTATAAAAAAGGTCAAGGCCTAGATTGGACAATTAGCACGACTTTAAACCTCCcacaaaaatgtgtgttgtgtgattcaATCACAAGTTGACGGACCCATACACACTTGTACCATTTGTACAAGGTTTTGAAGTTTGACCCGGCATCTAGACACAGACTGGCCCTTAATGTGGCAAGATAATAGTTCTAAACAAGAGTACAGAGTAATGTAATATACAACAATTTTACAATGGTGAAAAATCAAACGTTTTCCTTCGTGCACGTTTTTTACGCCACtcaatataatttaatttttcgTCCCAGAAAGTGAATTTTAAAAAGTTCATTATTTGAAGTTTTTTGAGCTAGAGAAACATACATATGTGTTCATGTAGTAGTTCATTTGGTGCCATGAACtacaacaaactactatttttagtcactgttccattatctctTACTGTGAttattattgccactattcatttcaacctcaaccggcccgtcagacaccaccataccaagagcccgggtctgtccgaggtttcttcctaaaagggagtttttcctcgccactctCTCAtcgttgcttgctctggagtaaactactagaactgttgggtccttgtaaattctggagtgtggtctagacctactctatctgtaaagtgtctcaagaaaACTCTTGTTaagaattgatactataaaaataaaattgaattgatttgaattgTTCTTCACTGACATGGTCACTCTCCAGAAGCAGTCTAATACATTTCTGCTTTTCAGCTACTCTCCAATGCACCTTTGCCTGATATTAGTCATACCCAGAGCCTTTTCacaatttcattatttttaatgtctAAGATGTGTCATTTGTTAGTGGACAGGTTTTTAATCAAGCAGATCATTTTCTATTCCGCTTGATTtcttggagggggggggggcaatcatATTCCTGCCCCCCTTGCCCCCCTTCTGGCAATGACGGTGCAGAAACTTCAAGTGTTCAGTTGCAGAAAATccggaaacactgaccaattAGAGAGACAGGCGTTTAAATGGAGCGTTTTAGACaaagggtgaatacaggtatattcagacagacagtatgagttaaataatatgttttttgaacattaaagcatgttaaCGTTTGAAACCCAAAACAAGTATGAATACTGCAATATGTCCCCTTTTAAAATGACTATAACTCAACTGTATTTATTAACTTTGGCACCTCACAATCTGTTAATGTATGTTTGCCCTTCCTTTGCCTTTCAGATCAGCAGATTCATGTCTGTGAACAAGCTGAAATACTTCTTTGCCGTCGACACTAGATATGTATTGAAGAAACTTATGATCCTCATGTTCCCTTACACGCATCAGGTAATCAGAGCCATTCATCCAATCAGACTTTGTCCTACATCCACGTACAggacaacacaaaacattttaaaagcgTGCATAACCTGCTTGATAATTTTCCATGGTGTCATATTTTCACCAACTTATCACAATTTTAATAATGCAAACAAGATAATCAGCCACTTAATCACCCCTTCAGCTTTATTTATGAACATCTGAATGCTGTGATTGCCAGTGCGGTCAGAAAAACACAGTGTACACCAAGTACACAACTTATTGAGATTGTAAATTATGTCAGCACTCCAAACATTCTGTGCCCTGATAGTGTATGAACTGTATAGAGTGCAAACTCACCTCAAGACCTGGGTCACAAAACGGCATACTAAAGAGGCACCTGTCCTAATGTACTTTTCCCACAGCATGTCATTTTGTGTAAGTGTAATATTTTACAAATGTTATACTATTGTAGTATTTACTCCATTCTTACTTAAAATATGTATACTATTGCAGATACTCCTAATTTATCATTTAGCTTTAATCATGACATGTCTTAAGACATGTAAATGAACTTTTTTAATATAGTGATTGTCTAAACCAATTTTTTGATCTTGTAAGCTAAGTAAGCTTTTAGGTGGAAAAAGGCATCATTTGCATATAACACTATTAGACTCTGCAGGATGATTCATACTGTACTTATGTGTTCTTGGTAGGATTGGGAAGTACGTTACCATAGGGACACTCCACTGACTCCAAGACAGGATGTGAATGCACCAGATCTTTACATACCGAGTAAGTgtctatgaatataaaataatcaATAGCAGAGCAATTTGTGATGCCTGCATAATGTATTAAGTGTACTTTTTGTCTTTAAGCAATGGCTTTCATTACTTACATTTTACTTGCTGGAATGGCCCTCGGCATTCAAAAACGGTGAGTTATTCTCCCTCAATCTGAATTTTAATTTATGACccacattaaatattttttgaatcAATTAAATTAAGATAATAAGGAGTGTGTATTGTCTTTGTGTAAAGGTTCAGTCCAGAGGTTCTTGGACTGTGTGCCAGCACCGCCCTTGTGTGGATCATCATCGAGGTCTTGGTGATGTTGTTGAGTTTGTACCTGCTGACAGTCCACAGCGACCTCTCCACCTTTGATCTCATTGCCTACAGTGGCTACAAATATGTTGGGTAAATGTCATGGTACTTAAGATGAATATAATTCTACTTTGCTGACAAAGCCAATCATTGTGAGGGTTAGTTTGAGACCAAAGCTTAAACTTGGATTATAACTAAACCAATTAGCTGCTCAATCAAAGATGTAGATACATTTATTCTGATTCAGCAATGTCTGTATTCTGTAACAATGTCCATGTTGAGTACATTAATTCATATTGAAGAACagtataaatatgtttttttatgcttCTTCTTTAGGATGATCTTCACAGTGTTATGTGGTTTACTGTTTGGCAGTGATGGGTATTACGTGGCTCTTGCCTGGTCCTCTTGTGCCCTTATGTTCTTCATTGTAAGTATTTGGTGTCATTGAACAGAAAATCTGATTAATTGTAATTAATTATGTTCAGAGTAGGTCAGATATTTACATATTTGATGCTGTTTTTTCCATCTCAATCGTTCTTTCCCTCTGTGTTTAAAAAGAGAAGACTGAAGAAACAAATATACAGAATACACAAAGAAAAGAGGACAGCCAGTACACACTAATCCTTAGGTTAGGATAGGATAGATGTCCAGTGAACAGCAAAATACATCAGCTTTTTGCATTATTCAGCATGATCTACTGCATTAATAAACTACAGTACATGTAGTTACTACTTTATGTATGCTATAATATTTTACTGAAAAACTTTATGTTAGCGTGACATTGCAGGTTTAAAGATGTTCCTTTCTTCTCAGGTTCGATCTCTGAAAATGAAgatccttccctctctctcccctgacTCCATGGTAACTGGATCAAGTGCCAAACCTCAATTCCGCCTTTATATAACCGTGGCTACTGCAGTGTTTCAGCCAATCATTATATATTGGTTAACCTCTCACTTGGTCAGGTGACCGTGAAGCATTAAATAACCTGAAGTCCAAGTGTGTTGGACCCAAACATTTGGTTATTGAGTGTTTATACACCTGCCTTTATACGCTTTTTTGTCAGTAAACTTAAAACGTGCAGACGGTGTTAAACTGCAGCGTGTGTTGAACTTGTCAGATGGAcatgttaaaaatgaaatggtttcaaagTGTGACACAGAAAAGGTGTCATTGGAAGTTGTTTTTTCACCATTAGTGTACAGTGACTCTGACAAATGCTTATTTTGGCCATCTAACTTCGAACAAAAGGGCTTGTTTAATCATTACTCAGATTCAGTTCAAGTGTCTCTACAGTATTTACACCAGACAATACAGTACAAATACCACCtagacaaaaaacacatacacacatgattcaagtacttttttttttctggtatgGTAATGTTGCTGCATTATTCCCCTTTCTATTGTGAGttttggattttatttatctaCATTGGAAAGAGCATGACAATGTTTGAATTTTTTgtagagaaaaaataaatatatttagctTTGTGTATTCAATTCATTCAACAGTTTCtgagacattttttatttgttgtgtctgattttttttttttcttctgagtAATACTGTAAGTTAAGATGATTTAACTTCTAAAGATGGCACCAGAGTTTAGTATTTGGCCAACAGTCTATGATATTGACATATATGTGTTGCAAAGTTTACAATTGTTCTCAAAGGGgaagagtaactaaagtaaataaaCTTAGAATTTCTGTGCTAATGCCCAAGTTTAATGTATTGGCATGTTGCATTAGAATTTTCATTTTGTGGGaatttacagtgtgttttatgAATTTATGTTTCATAGagaaattgttattttaacagcaagtATCATCCATTGTATGTAATTACAAAGATAAGTGCATTATAGGGTGTTTCATGCAAACATGCATAAGTGGAGCTGGCATTGATCAGTAAGCTATTTGCAATTGTGAAAATTAGCCAAGTTCATTAACTCAAGTACTAAACTTGAGTATCCCTTTAAGTTACTTGTATTACCCTTTTAAGCTACTTAATACCTTACCTTCACtacatttctgaaaaaaatgaatttatttttgGATTGGAATTTATAGTCACTGGCTACCCTGCTTTTACACACAAACCGCAAGcttgtaaaatatgtatttttattgtttaagcAACCCAACAGTTTATTAATATAGAAAATAAGTTAGAATTGGTCTCAGCTCGACCtgcaacaacaataaaatgctgCTTGGACTTAATGCAttagtaataataatcaaaTAGTATGACATATTATGCGACAAAAGCAGTCATTAAGCTGCTCTACGAcgatttgatttttaaaggaCATCTCGTTGATACTCGTTTACAGTTTTAAAGGCAGGATATTTACTTGTAACACTATTTTTATACTGGCCATGCTaaaatctgaatacttctttcactACTGGCAAGTTAGTGTAATTAATGAGGCATTTTACATTCGGAGGGGTATTGCTATTTTGACTTTACTGTCTTGATGGATTTGGATACTGTCTGTCTCCCCTCTGTTGGTTGGTGTGAGACTGTCTTTGTGGGAGCGCGCCTTGGAACGCGCACACTGCAAAGCGTCCTTTTCGTTTCCATGGAGACCTCTGACGGTAACAGAACACTGAGGAAAAGGTGTCCGATTCcgagtctagttttgaacaccAGAATTTCACCTTTAACTCTTGAGCGACGTGTTTTGGACATTTAATAAACTCTGAAATCTGCAAGGATTATCGTTTTGGTGAGTAACAAGTGCATATTATGCATTTTGAAGCACTAGCTAACATCACCTGTGAGAAGAAAAGGCGGCTTTCTTTGCTTAATGAAACTTTATATTGTTCCGCCATTTGCATCCTGAACTGCGTTGCAGAGCCATGTGGCATCACATACTAACTTTTAGGGcgttattaatttgtttttacacgCAATAAGTCTACCGTTATAGTTTGTTTTGACTAATCTACGAGTAACAATCACTTTTTAATAGACCACCTGTCCACTGGGCACGTTTTGTGTGTATTAAAACGGGAGTTGGTTACtgtgcaaaacattttagacTTTGTACATTTGGTGGTTAGGGGATGCTCATCGGAGGGGAACGGCTAGCTAACATTTAActgaaatacttttattttctaCCGCATTTTCCATTTAGTCCTTTTTAAACCTTTGATGTGTGATTATGGACTATATAAAGAAAACTGACTCGACTTGATTTCAGTCTTGAGTGCAAGTTGACAACTTTTAGATTTAATTAGATGAGATTCAACTTTATCGNNNNNNNNNNCTGAGAAATGTAGTGTAACAGAAGTGCAAAACGCAGTAAAGTACAGAGTACTGTACAAAGTAATAGAATAAACAGTAAGGGAcagtatattattaatatacagtcgGTATGGACAGTAGTTAGGCAACTTTTAATCCTGATTTGCAATCATTCCTTTCAGCAGTAACTTTAATTAATTTCTGCCATGTCTTCCAGCCGTGGCACAGCTGTATGACCCCGGAAGTTTCCTCCTGGGAGAGAAATGGAGAATAGCTCTCATACACTGCCACCCTCGTCACCATGTCCCTCCACTTTTGAAGGGTCCCTGCCTTTCTCCTCCTCGCCGCAGCAAACCTGCTCAAATGGCCGTGTTTCCCTCCCACTTTCACCCATTTCATTCCCCCCATCTCCTACCTCACTTTCTCCAGCAACAGGAGAGTCTAATAACTCGTCCTCGCCTTTTTCACACTGCACAGCATCTCAGTGTTTTGAGGGGCAAAACATTCAGTGCCTTAGCCCGGCGAACATAACTGACCAGGATGACCTGACCTGCCTCAACTGGCTGCATCAGAGGGGCAACCTCCTACCGCTGCAGCCCCTTCCCAAAATGACACCACTGCCTCAGCTAGAGTCCTCCGCACCTACCCAAGTTCTTCCTTCTGCCTCGTCCAAGCCACCGTACTCCTTCAGCAGTCTGATTTTCATGGCAATAGAAGACTCACCTGACAGGAGGCTTCCAGTGAAGGACATCTATGTTTGGATTGTGAACAATTTCCCCTACTACAGAACAGCTTCTGGAGGCTGGAGGAACTCCGTTCGACACAACTTGTCCCTGAGCAAGAGCTTTCGTCGCATTCAGAGGGACAAGAGCCAGGTGGGGACATCACTTCTTTGATTTATGGCAACCAGGTCATGTAATGAGTAGAGATTGTGCCTAAATTATAGGACAGAGATGTCCTTGAGCAACACACTATATTCAGTAGTCGACCCAGCAACTAAACTGCCCTACAGGGAAATGATGTACTCCGCAAGTTTTTTGAGGTTGTTACATGGTCTACTGTGTCAGAGTTCCATGGGCCACTGAAATGTTTcaagtgtttttgtatgttttttccaGTCAGTGGGGAAGGgatctctgtggtgtgtgtgtcccgAGTATCGACCGGTGCTCCTCGAGGTGCTGAGGAAGACCCACAGTTATCACAGCACCAACATCAATTTGTTAAATAAGCCTGCATTGTGAGTATAGTCACATCATTCTTTGTGCAACAAGGCTGCaacaaattattttcattatgagTTCATCTTTTATATTCATCATTAACTCCATAAATTGGtaggtatactgtatgtacttgaTGACTGAAGAATGTATACATTTTCTGTTGACTGACTCTTTGTATAAGATGAGTTTGATTACAGACAAAAAGTCAATACAGTCAATCAATTAGTGGTGAAATGATTAGTTGGCAAAAAAATGAATTGGCAATTTTAATAGTAGATGTAGTCACTTATCCAAGAAAAATTCCAAACCAGcaccagcttctcaaatgtgagaagAATTGGGCATTTGTAAATTGAAATGGGCATCTTTCACTAGTTTCAGGTTTTTTAGATATACACtgattgattggttggttggttggttggttggttagtTGATAGGTTGCTTGGTTGgaagaaaaataatcattagatAACAAAATATTACTTTTGTGATATTGCTTTCTAACCAGTGAATAAAATATTATTTGTGTgttaaataatttacattttaatgacacACACTTGCACTGAGTTAtactttaaacaaacaaataaaaaacacatgtatgtAGTCTAACTATCTTGCCATATTGTGTGCAGGTTGGAAGGAGCTGAATTTGGGGTGCCTGCAGTGTGCGACTCTATGGAGATGTCAGGTTAGTGATAAGGGGAGACTCACAGCAGGCTCATGTCACTTAATTAGCACAATaactttatgatttttttttagtcagCAATATTTCATCAATGAAGTAACAGCCCTCTGTGACACTTTTATTACGTGCAGCCTTTCTCCCTGTCTGCAGCTTTCTCAACATGCAACATTGTTCCTGTGTTTGTATTCCGTTGTCATGGAAACAACCTTCTATTACCTTGGCAACTCAGCAATAGCCTAGCTTAGTCTCCTTTATGTCCCCTCGTTTTATTTCCGAGCCTATGCGCTATACGGGCCCACGTGCTCGCTAAAGAATCTGACAACTGGTCGTTCGACCAGCCTGATGGAAAACAAGTTattaatgtattactttttgacTCATATTCTGCTtgatgtgttgttttctttcatgcagatcctctctctcacacccttCTTTCCACGCCCTCACCCCAAATCCTGACCACGGATAATTCAACTTTCTCTGAAAACCCACCGTGCCCTTTGACTCCGGATCACGAGGAGCTTGTCACTATGGAGTCAGTTGAATACCACCAGGGGGAGATCAGCGAGGAGATGGAGAAGGACCCCCTGTCAGACAGCGGGTATATTGAGTTACACTATTACCAGTCTCACCAGTACCAGTACCTGGTCCTGCCGGGTGACACAGAGTTGGACCTGGAGACTGTGGAGATCCTTCAGCTCGATGCCGAGGCCCAGGAGGCTGCTGGGTCGCTGCTGGACCTAGCAGGTGGCGGATATTAATGTTATATCCCATTTAACAATCACAACTGATGCAGTGCTTCAATTCTTTGTAAGCAAATACTCCAACAAAGCAACATAAAAGGGGATTTATGTTTTAAAGTCTTAAGTGATAATGGATGGAGTGATAATGTTTGGCAAATCGGCTGCTTCTCCCTGAGACGTTGACACTGCCCTAAGGCTTGTTTTGTAGTTAggtaaaaatatacagtagacCACCATTTCGATGGATTAACAGACAATGGATCACAAACGTGTTCAGGCACTTTCAATGCAGAAGCTGATTTTATCACTATCCCGTACCATACACATAATCCCAACCTGGACAAAGACTTGCAAGTGTAATGTTGAACTGAAAAAATGTGGACAAAATTATTCTCTGAGATTTTAAAACTGAGGGGAAAGTATTAATAGAGTATGAGCTTCATTACAGTAGGTTTTTAGGTTTTCCACTGTGattgttttttaacacaagttcATTCTCAGGGGTGGAAAAACTGTTTCTAACTCAAGTAGAAGTATGTTTCTCAATTAAGATGTTTCCCAAGTTAGGGTTAGttaaaaagttaataagttaagaTTAATATAGCGTTGATTATCATTTCAATATGAACAGGTTTTAACAAACATTTCTTCTCCAATTCTTTAAAGTGGTGACCATAATTTCTTTATGAAAAGGTTTTCATTGAGGTAACTTtatgaagaaaacaaattacaaaGAAACCTAAGATGAATATCTTGCCCCTGTTACTGCAACCTATTCAGAAAATACTGCCTTTCAATTAGTTGAGTAtaatacttaattaaaaaatacttaatttaTGATGTAGTTGCAAATGTAGATTGCGCTTAAAAGGCGGGAAAGCACTACTCAAATACAACAATATGAGTACTTTCAATTGTATTTCTTAATTAATTTCTTTACACCCATTGTCATTCTTCATATAATGTTTGCTGGAATTGATTTGATGTACATGATTTTATGTTAAGTGAATGTCTTTACATGTTTGTGAATTTTAAAACCTAGATATATGATCTTGTAAGCAAAGCTAAATTGTCTTCAATCAGGAATAGTTTGATTGGAATTTTGagttaaaatgcaaaatgaacTCACTGCCATTTAAACCACTTGACAATTCAGGGTACACTGAATTTCTGTTTGTAAATTCGAGTTAGATTTTGAAATCTAACAAATAATATCTGTCATGCCGTTCTtgtgaattaaattacctgttttttatgttcactttcGTTTAGGATCCATTGCAGTTTGTTACCATAAACATTGTTATAGGATATCTTATTTCCATCATGCATCCCATGTTGTTGTTTACACGAACAAGTTAAACTATCAGAGGGCGGAACAATTACCGGTACAGCCTCTGGACCATACAGTCTGAAAGATATTTGGTATGTCCTCCATAAAAAAACACGTTGCTAAGCTACAATGTAATTTTCATCCACGGAAATATTTTACATATgatttgtgtgcatgcaaaaCACCAAACTTGTGTTCCAATTACAATACCTGTCATCGACTTCCGTATTCGTAACTTCACATtaaaaactacatttcccacaGCTATGAGGCAGTGCAGGTACATCGGGTAGCGTAGTTCTCTGGTAGTTCGTTGCCAGACTAAAGTACAAGCAAGGAAACCACACCAAAACTACATTTATCAGGCGACGTTGCGCAGGCTGTTTCgtagagggggaaaaaaaaaagttctcgTAGTTGTTTTCATGCCAATGTAAAAAGTCACACTTTAGTCGTTTCTCGGATCTTGAGATTGTCTTGAAGCTGTTTGGAGACACCAAAGGTAACATTACCGTATAAAACAGCAGCAAAAGATTGCTGCCACGTTAGTTTCCTCAAACTCGTTTCCTTTGAAAGCTAACAACGGATACGCGTTAgcttttcactgtttttgtttgagtACACGTACAGGCAATTAGCTAACGATCAGCCGTTAACTAGGAAACTAGTCCGTCAATAgttattagctttagctaacgttagttagttagctaggTCATATGAGCTTCTTGTATGGAGATTATCGATAGAGATTTGTTTAGCTTAGCAACACAGGTACAAGTATTGCCAGGGTAGCCAATAACCTTTGCTTTGCTAAGATCAAGCAACGGAAATTGTAGAGAAGGGACTGTACAGTCAGGTTGAATCATGCGGTACTTTCTCACAACGAAGTGCAGGCAGATTACAAATGGTTTGTATATGGTTTTGTCGCATAGCTGCAGAATTGCTTTCTACATTGCAACATAATCACTGCATAGAAATGCCTGGCATGTGCTGCTGAATGCCACACCTTTTTGAGGTATTGGGTTTTTGGTGAAAGGAGAGAGCGAgctttgggtgttttttttttttttttttttttttttggtgtgtaaCCGCACATACCTTGTTGTGTTATGGAAGCACCTCCCTGTCCTTTGTCATCATGGGAGAAAGGACGTCCTCCTCAAAGAGCAGCAACAATGAAGTTCATTCAGGCGGCTAAAATGAACAGTGTATTGGACAGCATGGTGAATCCACTAGCTGGAGGCAAGCAGCATGACAGCCATAAGAGCGTACCACAGTCGGGTTCACACAAAGCTAAATATTGTGTCTAATGGAAAGATCAGTGCTTGTCTGATTTTAACAAGGCACAGAAGAAATGGTATTTGAGTAAAAAAGCTTTTGGTTGGATTATCTTCCAAATCTCATGTTTTAGTGCCGCCGGAAAGAGTCACTTTCGAATGTTTTCTGATCTGGATTATAGGCAGACAGTAACTATTGTGAATTGTACATTACAAGTTTAACTAGAGCCTAAACAATGTCTTGCTGCATGTGACTAGCAACACAAGTTattgtaaaagttttttttctaacttaaaATGCAGAAAAGCAGGCACTTCTACACATGATCAAAACTGTAACTAGCAAATGTTTGGTCAAAAAGGGTTTATTCCTCCTTTATCAAATGTATTTTGCTCCTTTTCTATGCGTCATTGTAAAATCATATTTGTTTGGGgagatttgtttgtttcagtgaCAATTTATAGACTACTACTATCAAAGAAAtcgaaaaataaataaataaataaacaaaaatagtaAGTTGCAGCTCTAGGATTTTTCCAGTACTAATATCaacctgatgtttttgtctgtgAAGTTCACAGGGACCGGTACCAGGATGGGGACTAAACCAGGCCCAGTACAGATCGTCACAGTGTGTAAGGAGGAACACTCCTTTGCTTTAGACACCGAGGCTTTGGCTCGGATTCTACTGGCTCCTGAGGTCCGAGACAAACACGTGGTCGTGCTGTCGGTGGCCGGAGCCTTCAGGAAGGGCAAGAGCTTCCTGCTTGATTTCATGCTCCGCTACATGTACAGAAAGGTGAGTCGCACAGTAACATGATCTTTCAGTGTTGCACTATTCTAGACATTCCATCATTGTGGATGTTATCAACTGCTCCTTGGAATCTGGCATAGTACCCACCTACTTTTAAACTGCCTCAGTCACCCCTACCCTAAAGAAGCCAGGTTTGGAGCCAGAGGATGCAAACAACTACTGGACAATCACCAACCTtccatttaaaagtaaaatcctGGAAAAAGAAGTTTCCACCCAAATCCATCAGAATATGTCCAACCATGAGCTCTATGAACCCCTTCAGTCAGGATTCAGGCCGTATCATAGTACAGAGACCGCCCtcatcaaaaccacaaatgatCAACTTGCCACTGCTGACTTATCAGCACGCTCATTGTCCTCGACATCTGCGTAGCCTTTGACACAACCTCCCATACCATTTTCCTTAACTGCCTATCCCATCACCTTGGTATTACTGGCACAGCTCTCTCCTGGTTTCAGTCTTACCTCTCACACAGGAAGCAATTTGTCACCATTAGCAACTCCCGCGCCGATCCAGGTCCAGTCAACCAGATCTGCCCCAAGCCTCTGTGCTTGGAAATCTCATCCTGGACACCATCTGCCC from Etheostoma spectabile isolate EspeVRDwgs_2016 chromosome 10, UIUC_Espe_1.0, whole genome shotgun sequence harbors:
- the yif1a gene encoding protein YIF1A codes for the protein MDLPHQGYRATKPRARAAPPTADSVLFDDTSSAAPAMNSQGYYTPGYNMAGPSNNMQGGAGPDLFADPMANAAMMYGSSLANQGKDMVNKEISRFMSVNKLKYFFAVDTRYVLKKLMILMFPYTHQDWEVRYHRDTPLTPRQDVNAPDLYIPTMAFITYILLAGMALGIQKRFSPEVLGLCASTALVWIIIEVLVMLLSLYLLTVHSDLSTFDLIAYSGYKYVGMIFTVLCGLLFGSDGYYVALAWSSCALMFFIVRSLKMKILPSLSPDSMVTGSSAKPQFRLYITVATAVFQPIIIYWLTSHLVR
- the si:ch211-145o7.3 gene encoding forkhead box protein N2, which produces MENSSHTLPPSSPCPSTFEGSLPFSSSPQQTCSNGRVSLPLSPISFPPSPTSLSPATGESNNSSSPFSHCTASQCFEGQNIQCLSPANITDQDDLTCLNWLHQRGNLLPLQPLPKMTPLPQLESSAPTQVLPSASSKPPYSFSSLIFMAIEDSPDRRLPVKDIYVWIVNNFPYYRTASGGWRNSVRHNLSLSKSFRRIQRDKSQSVGKGSLWCVCPEYRPVLLEVLRKTHSYHSTNINLLNKPALLEGAEFGVPAVCDSMEMSDPLSHTLLSTPSPQILTTDNSTFSENPPCPLTPDHEELVTMESVEYHQGEISEEMEKDPLSDSGYIELHYYQSHQYQYLVLPGDTELDLETVEILQLDAEAQEAAGSLLDLAGGGY